One genomic segment of Desulfomicrobium sp. ZS1 includes these proteins:
- a CDS encoding AI-2E family transporter: protein MEIFRKWMSAVFSDTQLVILFLVLVVSVAIVLSVGNLLAPVIASVVISFLLDGLVRFLVGFRWPRMLVVVLVFGLFMLFLAVMILALVPLLVSQITDLIDNIPWIISKAQNALTHLPRQYPILTEAQVQTVVDSLTVQFSQYGQQVLAFSLSSVRSVFSFVVYMVLMPIMVFFFLKDKDVILNWLCGFLPQDHTLASTVWMDVKTQAGNYVRGRIWEVLIVWGATYASFLFFGLDYAMLLSLLVGLSVIIPYIGAVVVTVPVLIIAFIQWGFDAQFTWTMIVYLVIQLLDANLLVPLLLSGAVNLHPIASITAILIFGGIWGFWGVFFAIPLASLVQSVLGVWKLRRGCVVVES from the coding sequence ATGGAAATTTTTCGCAAATGGATGAGCGCTGTTTTTTCCGACACGCAACTGGTCATCCTCTTTTTGGTACTGGTCGTCAGCGTGGCCATTGTCCTGTCCGTGGGCAATCTCCTGGCTCCGGTCATTGCGAGCGTGGTCATATCCTTTCTGCTGGATGGGCTGGTGCGCTTTCTGGTCGGGTTCCGCTGGCCGCGCATGCTGGTCGTCGTGCTGGTTTTCGGGCTGTTTATGCTGTTTCTGGCGGTGATGATTCTGGCTTTGGTGCCGCTGCTGGTGTCGCAGATCACGGATCTGATCGACAATATCCCCTGGATCATTTCCAAGGCGCAGAACGCGCTTACGCATCTGCCCCGGCAGTATCCGATCCTGACCGAAGCCCAAGTGCAGACCGTGGTCGATTCCCTGACCGTCCAGTTTTCCCAGTATGGGCAGCAGGTGCTGGCTTTTTCCCTTTCTTCGGTGCGCTCCGTCTTTTCCTTTGTGGTCTATATGGTGCTCATGCCGATCATGGTCTTTTTCTTTTTGAAGGATAAGGACGTGATCCTTAATTGGCTGTGCGGCTTTCTGCCCCAGGATCATACTTTGGCCAGCACCGTCTGGATGGACGTCAAGACCCAGGCCGGCAACTACGTGCGCGGGCGGATCTGGGAAGTGCTTATCGTCTGGGGCGCGACCTACGCCTCGTTTTTGTTCTTCGGCCTGGACTACGCCATGCTGCTGAGCCTCCTGGTGGGACTGTCCGTAATCATCCCCTATATCGGGGCCGTGGTCGTGACCGTGCCGGTGCTGATTATCGCGTTCATCCAGTGGGGTTTTGACGCGCAGTTCACCTGGACCATGATCGTCTACCTGGTGATCCAGCTGCTGGACGCCAATCTGCTTGTGCCGCTCCTTCTGTCCGGAGCCGTCAACCTGCACCCCATCGCATCCATCACGGCCATCCTGATTTTCGGCGGCATCTGGGGCTTCTGGGGAGTGTTTTTCGCCATACCGCTGGCCTCGCTGGTGCAATCAGTGCTCGGCGTCTGGAAACTGCGGCGCGGATGCGTGGTCGTGGAAAGTTAA
- a CDS encoding adenosine kinase: MKKYDVYGMGNALVDMEFEVPDAFLETMGVEKGFMTLVDEERQFELLEYLRSERSVRSGGGSAANTVVANAFFGGKSFYTCLASNDEMGDFYAQELVRAGVGTNLAERRADGVTGKCLVMITPDAERTMNTYLGISESLSVEQLCPEELSESEFLYAEGYLVTSPSARPAVVEAMNIARSAGVKTALSFSDPSMVKYFRLGLEEIVGEGVDLLFCNREEALLWGECRTLAKAVNKVRQKARSFVITLGSEGALVFDGDDMHEIDACRVTPLDTNGAGDMFAGAFLYGITHSMSYVQAGEFASLAASKVVTTFGPRLTPAQYAQTLAEFKGR, translated from the coding sequence ATGAAAAAATACGACGTCTACGGAATGGGCAACGCCCTGGTCGATATGGAGTTCGAAGTGCCGGACGCCTTTTTGGAAACCATGGGCGTGGAAAAGGGCTTCATGACCCTGGTCGATGAAGAGCGGCAGTTCGAACTGCTCGAATACCTGCGCAGTGAGCGCAGCGTCCGTTCCGGCGGCGGGTCGGCGGCCAACACCGTCGTGGCCAATGCCTTTTTCGGCGGAAAGTCTTTTTACACCTGTCTGGCCAGCAACGACGAAATGGGTGACTTCTACGCCCAGGAGCTGGTCCGGGCCGGGGTGGGCACCAACCTCGCCGAACGCCGTGCCGACGGGGTTACCGGCAAGTGTCTGGTCATGATCACCCCCGACGCCGAACGGACCATGAATACCTACCTCGGCATCTCCGAATCCTTGTCCGTGGAACAATTGTGCCCTGAAGAGCTGAGCGAGTCCGAATTTCTGTACGCGGAAGGGTATCTGGTCACTTCGCCCTCGGCCCGGCCAGCCGTGGTGGAGGCCATGAACATCGCACGCTCTGCCGGAGTCAAGACGGCGCTGAGCTTCTCCGATCCGTCCATGGTCAAGTATTTCCGTCTGGGTCTGGAAGAGATTGTCGGGGAAGGGGTGGATCTGCTTTTCTGCAACCGCGAAGAGGCTCTGCTCTGGGGCGAGTGCCGTACCCTGGCCAAGGCCGTGAACAAGGTGCGTCAGAAGGCCCGGAGTTTTGTGATCACCCTTGGCAGCGAGGGGGCTCTTGTTTTTGACGGAGACGACATGCACGAGATCGACGCCTGCCGGGTCACCCCCCTGGACACGAACGGCGCCGGGGACATGTTTGCCGGGGCCTTCCTCTATGGCATCACCCACTCCATGAGCTACGTCCAGGCCGGGGAGTTCGCGAGCCTCGCCGCGTCCAAGGTGGTCACAACCTTCGGCCCCAGGCTCACCCCTGCGCAGTACGCCCAGACCCTGGCCGAATTCAAGGGCCGGTAG